A region of the Longimicrobium sp. genome:
TGACTCCGTTGACTCCGTGTGAGGCCTTTTCGCCGTTCGTGGAGGATCAGAATCCATCCAGAACGATCCCTGGAAATTTGGTGTCAGGCGGTCGCCTCGCGCTGCGCCGCCGCCACCCGCCCGCTCCCGCCGTTCTCCAGCCAGCCGAGCAGATCCTCCATCCCGAAGCGCCAGTTCTCCTCCAGCAGCGGGACGGCCGTCTCCAGGTCGCCGTCCTCCACGGCGCGGGCGATCTGCTCGTGCTGGCCGGTGGAGACGGGGACGTGCGCGGCGTTCTGCATGTAGGCGTACTCGTAGCGCCGGATCACCGCCTTGAGCCCGGCGATCATCTCCAGCAGGCGCTCGTTGCCGCACCCCTCCAGCAGCGCGCGGTGCCACTCCACGTCCAGGTCGATCCTCCGCTCGGGGTCGGCGGCGGCGCCGGCCATCTCGGCGTTGATGCGGCCCAGCTCGGCCAGGCGGGCGCGCGGCGGCGGGGGCGAGGTGCGCAGCGCCAGGATCTCCAGCGTCCACAGGATCGGGTACACCTCGCGCACCTCGCGCGCCGAGAGCGGCTTCACGAAGAAGCCGCGCCCCACGTCCACCTCCAGGAACCCCTCGCGCTCCAGCCTCAGCAGCGCCTCGCGGATCGGGGTGCGGCTCACCCCCAGCTCGCCGGCCAGCACCGAGTCGCTGAGCCGGCTCCCCGGCGCCAGCTCCTCGCGCAGGATGCGGCCGATGATGGCGTGATGGACCTGCTCGCGCAGGGGAACGCGGGTGATGGCCATGGTCGGGGGCTCCGATGGTCGTAAGCCGTCCCCCGCGCGGCGAAGGTGCGCCGCGGGCGGAGAGACGGCGTCGTTGCGGTGGCGGTCGTGCGGACAAAATCGGCCGCCTGCCGCCGCTTGGCAACCGAAGCGTCCGGGTCCGGGGGGCGGGCGGCGGCGCGTGACGGCGGCGGCGCGCGCCCGTAGATTGTGGGAAACGCATCGCGGAACAGATTGGGCTCTCACAGAGGGCACGGTGGGACACAGAGGACACCAGCAAGCCAGCAGTTCTCCGTGGCCTCTGTGTCCTCCGTAATAAAATCATTCGCCGAATGGACCACATGACGACGATCACCACGGAAGACTGGCTGGAGACCCTCGAAGCCGACGGGTACGCCATGGTCCCGTACGTCCTCTCCCGGGGCGAGATCGGGGAGCTGCTGGCGGCGCTGGAGCGCGCCGAGGGCGGGGGCGTGCGGCGGCGCGAGAGCGTCTACGCCATCCGCGGCCTGCTGGAGGCGGTCCCCGAGGTGCGGGCCCTGGCGCGCTCGGCGGCGGTGCGCGCGCTGGTGGAGCCGGTGCTGGGGCCGGGGTGCTTCGCGGTGCGCGGGATCCTCTTCGACAAGACGCCCGACGCGAACTGGAAGGCGCCCTACCACCAGGACCTCACCATCGCCGTGCGCGAGCGGCGCGAGGTGGCGGGCTTCGGGCCGTGGTCCGAGAAGGCGGGCGTGCCGCACGTGCAGCCGCCCGCCGAGGTGCTGGAGCGGATGCTCACCGTGCGCCTGCACCTGGACGACTGCGGCCCGGGGAACGGCCCCGTGCAGGTGGTCCCCGGCTCGCACCGCGCCGGCCGCCTGAGCGCGGAGCAGGCGCGGCACTGGCGGAAGGGGCGCGGCGCCGTCTTCGCCTGCTTCGACGCGGGCGGCGCCCTGCTGATGCGCCCGCTCCTCCTGCACGCCTCCTCCCCCGCCATCCTCCCCGCCCACCGCCGCGTCGTGCACCTGGAGTTCGCCGTCGACGACCTCCCCGGCGGCCTGGAGTGGCACGGCCGCTGGTAGACTGATATCGCGTCCCCGAGCATTGCTCTGGTTCCGAACAGATTGGGATCACACGGAGAAACAGAGAAACAGAGGTACTTCGGTTCTCTGTTCCTCCGCTTCTCTGTGTGAGACCCTTTCAGAGCCGGTATCGAAACGACGTCCCGACGCCTACCGCGGCTTGCGGACGAAGTGGTCGGTGAGGGCGGCGGCCGTGGTCGAGAGCGCCACGCTCCCCAGGAACAGCGGCTCGTTGTCGGAGGGGTTGCCGATCACCATCGGCAGGGCGCCGGCGGAGGCCGCGAGCAGGGTGTAGAGGAAGTCGCCCTTGCTGGCGCGCCTGAGCCCGCCGAAGTGCGCCCCCGCGGCCGAGCCCACCGCCATCAGCAGGCCGGAGAGCCCCCACTCCGAGTTGTCGGGCCCCGTCTCGCACGACGACGACTCGTCCTGGCACCCCAGCAGCACCAGCCCGCCGCCGTAGCCCACCAGCGACCCGCCGACGCTCCCGAGCACGGCCAGCGGCACCGAGTAGAAGAGGTGGCTCTTCGGCAGCGCCCCCTGGAGCGCCGGGTCTTCGCCCCAGGTCTCGGCGAGGAGAACGACCCCGGCGCCTTCGACGGTTCCCTGCCCGTCGGAGAGAAGCGCGGGCGCCCAGGCGAGGGCCGGGGCCTGGCGCGGGAGGGCGGGCGCCGCGAGCGGGCCGGCGGCGGACGCGCCCGTCTGGGCGGCGCCGCGCGCGGGGAGCGCGGCCAGCGCGACGAGCAGGGCGGCGGCGAGGCGTGTGCTCATGTGGGTACGCGGGTGAGGGGGGACGCGTCGCACGGTGGCGCGCGGTGCGATGGGAGCGCGAGGGTCGGGCGGGCGCGGCGGGTGGAGAGAGCGACGCATGATACGATGTCCAACCGCGCGGGTTCCACGGCGCCGCGTGAGAACGTCCGGACGCGGCGTGAACGGACCTACGCTGCTCGCGCGGAAACCCGCCCCCACGCCGCCCGAGCCCGCGCAGGCGGGCTTTTCGCCGTCGTCGCCGCGGGCTCACCGCCCCTCCCCCGCCGAGCCCCGGCGATCCGGCGTCAGAACCCCCGCGCCTTCCAGTAGACGGCGATCAGGACGAGCCCGACGACGATCCGGTACCAGGCGAAGGGGCGGAAGCTGTTGCGCGACACGTAGCGCAGCAGCGCGTGGATCACCAGCAGCGCCGAGACGAACGCCACCGCGAAGCCCACGCCGAAGACGGGGATGTCCGCCGGCGTCATCACGTCGGCGATGTCGCCCACCTTGATCAGCGAGGCGCCGAACATGGCCGGGATGGCCAGGAAGAACGAGAACTCCGTGGCCGCCGTGCGCGAGAGCCCCAGCGCCAGCCCGCCCATGATGGTGGCCCCCGAGCGCGAGATCCCCGGCCAGAGGATCGCCAGCACCTGGAAGAGCCCCACCCCCAGCGCCAGCTTCCACGGGATCGCGTCCACGTCGCCCACTTTGTCGTGCCGGACGAAGCGCTCCACCAGCAAAATGCCGATCCCCCCCGCCACCAGCGCCGCCGCCACCAGGAACGGCTTCGACATGTGCGTCTCGACCCACTTCTCCGTCGGCAGCCCCACCACCACCGAGGGGATCGTCGCGATCACCAGGTTCAGCACGAGCCGCTTCGACTCGGGCGAGCGCCAGTTCCTCAGCACGTCCAGGAATTTCTTCCGGTACATCCACACCACGGCCAGGATGGCGCCCAGCTGGATGAAGATGACGAAGGCGAACTCCTTGTGCCCCTCGAAGTCGAGCCAGTCCGAGAAGAGGATCAGGTGGCCCGTGGACGAGACGGGGATGAACTCGGTGATCCCCT
Encoded here:
- a CDS encoding GntR family transcriptional regulator, which encodes MAITRVPLREQVHHAIIGRILREELAPGSRLSDSVLAGELGVSRTPIREALLRLEREGFLEVDVGRGFFVKPLSAREVREVYPILWTLEILALRTSPPPPRARLAELGRINAEMAGAAADPERRIDLDVEWHRALLEGCGNERLLEMIAGLKAVIRRYEYAYMQNAAHVPVSTGQHEQIARAVEDGDLETAVPLLEENWRFGMEDLLGWLENGGSGRVAAAQREATA
- a CDS encoding phytanoyl-CoA dioxygenase family protein — translated: MTTITTEDWLETLEADGYAMVPYVLSRGEIGELLAALERAEGGGVRRRESVYAIRGLLEAVPEVRALARSAAVRALVEPVLGPGCFAVRGILFDKTPDANWKAPYHQDLTIAVRERREVAGFGPWSEKAGVPHVQPPAEVLERMLTVRLHLDDCGPGNGPVQVVPGSHRAGRLSAEQARHWRKGRGAVFACFDAGGALLMRPLLLHASSPAILPAHRRVVHLEFAVDDLPGGLEWHGRW
- a CDS encoding undecaprenyl-diphosphate phosphatase; translated protein: MELVALFKVVVLGLVEGITEFIPVSSTGHLILFSDWLDFEGHKEFAFVIFIQLGAILAVVWMYRKKFLDVLRNWRSPESKRLVLNLVIATIPSVVVGLPTEKWVETHMSKPFLVAAALVAGGIGILLVERFVRHDKVGDVDAIPWKLALGVGLFQVLAILWPGISRSGATIMGGLALGLSRTAATEFSFFLAIPAMFGASLIKVGDIADVMTPADIPVFGVGFAVAFVSALLVIHALLRYVSRNSFRPFAWYRIVVGLVLIAVYWKARGF